The segment AAACGGTGACTATGTCCAGCAAACCGTGACTATTAGCAATGAACTTCATATTGCTGATATCCATGTCCATGCTGGGATGTGCTCCTCTGATACCATTTTTGACTACAAACATGTAAGTGAAACCAAAAATCTGTCTTGACTCAAAATCatctcaatattttttttctttttaaacacagtAAACTAGCTTGatacctcttcttcctcctcatgAATAATCCTTAAACGATGTCTATTTTAGTCATCCAACTCTTTGGTTTATTCATATGTCTATGCAATGCAACAGAAATACAAAATGAAGAAAAGATAAATTTTGCCCTTAGAACTGTACATAGAAATAAACACAGAGATATATATTCTGTTCCTAGTTACAATAGTGTGAatgcagagtaactccattgaagtccatgaatTCACTCTGCATTTACACTATTGCAGCTCAGAGCAAAATTTGGCTCAGCATACAAAGAGAATTAACAACTGGGTGGCAGTAACTGTTTTCAAATTATGAACCTGCTCTTGTATATCACAGGGATATATTGCTACAAGGCTGTTTTCCCGGAGGGCCTGTTTTATCTTGAAAATGGAGAAAGGATATATCCCAGAGCTGGAAGAAATTGGACGGCTTGCTTACGAGAAACAGGTAATTCTCTGAAGTATTATGTACTATATACAAGCAAGTCACGTTAGAGAGGTGGTGTGATGGAAGTAAAGGGTACTGCCATCTGGAATACTCTCTTTTCTTAGGAGTCTTTCTTATTAGACCGGTGATAACAAAAGAGAGACTTTGATACTACAGTGATGCAGgtttcagagaggtagccatgttagtctgtatcagcaaaaagaacaaggagtacttgtgcaccttacagactaacaaatttatttgagcatgctCGGGGAttgcataactagttagcatgccagagtctctgAACATCTGGTCATCAGTTTACTTGGACCAACCCATGAAGTTCTTATACAGGCAAAAcgttcactgaaatcaatagggatTTGGCTTGAGTGGGAATTTCAGAATTCGGCCTCTTATATGACAGGTGAACAGTAACATATTCATAGCAAAATTACTTCATATATTTATAATAACTGTACAGATTAGGAGGGTGAACATGGAAAACAAAGTGAAAGCTGCCAAAGTGTAAAACTATATGGCTGTtctatattattattaatcatgatTAAGTATTTTATTAATGCAGTTCATTTTTGCTATGTGTATATAATTACCGGTATTCTTCAGTGAACTTTGTGACTATTTCCTTCTTTGTAATTAGCAATCTGTTACTTCTGTAGATGACGCTTTGTATGTGGCTAGAGGAAATTTGTTAGAGGTGGGTGGGTTTTCTCACAAGGATGTTACAGAAGATTAAGGAATAAGATGCCTTGCtaactatattttaatattttctcctTTAAGATGATGAACAAGATGTTTTCCCAAAAAAACCTGTGGGTGCAATATGAACCCAGTGATTCTATATTTGGTGAAATCAAGGAGTGGTTTACCTTTGGTAAACCCATTGAGAAACTCTGCAAGGGTGTGCCTGTCTACAAGGTTCGCAAGGTTGAAGGTGAGTAACAAGAATGAAACCAAATTCTTTAGAAGGCACCGAGTCTTAAAGAAGCTGTTTTTCCTAGTTCTATCTCTGGTTCTGATGTGAGCCATAGttcctgagcacctcacaatctttcgCATATTTCCTTGGGATCTAAGTCAGTGATATTATCCCCCATTTTATCGATGGGTAACCAAAGCAGAGAGAGGCTAAGGGTGGAATGCTCAAAAGAAGTTAGGATAActccttaagtgacttgcccaaggtcacacaggaagtctctggcGGAGCAGGAAATTaaaccaggtctcccaagtccaagGTTAATACCCTAATCGCTGTACTGTCCTCCCTCTCTTGCTGAATATAAAATGACCGCTTGGGCTCATCTCTGCACTCCACAATTTAGTAACAAGATGGATTTGCTGGAGTGGCGGCCCAGGATCTATCTTGCAAGGCAGACAAAGGTAGCACTTTCTGGAGCCCCTATTGATGTTCCTCCATTACACCCTGCTGCTGGCATAGAGGATGTGGCCATGGGAAGTGGGGGAGCCAAGATTCCTTTGTTCTTTACTGATCCCCTGCCAATGGCTATAGTAGGTCTAACTTATGCCAGAGCACTGGCTTGACACATGGCTGGCCCAGGACCAGAAGCAcagaaaggtggcttaaagctgcATTTGCATCTCCCCCATTTGAGTTGCACCATAAgagtctgatccaactcccacacACATCATTTGGAGTCTAAAATGTGTGTTGAGCTGAACCCTAACTGACAATCAAGTCCTAtacttgtattttattttattttattttattttatttttttgcttaatTTTGGAGAATTGTCACTGAAAATGTATTTGTGTCCTTGTTTCCTGTTTAGGTGCCATAAGAGCTGGTGGTTGTGCTAAGGCAGGAATCCTGGGCATTTTGGGCATTTCAATCTGCGGAAAGATCGATGTTTAGACATAACCCTGGCAGTGCCATTGCTTGGAATGGGCTTATTATTTTCCAGGTGCTCTCATACTTTGTAAGCCACGAGCAACGTTATTAAATTGGGATAGATCTCATTGTTCCAGATAATCAGCCTCTCCCGATCTTTCTGCAAACTATGATCTACTAATAAAAGAATGAAACATTCCAACTGCCTTGTGTTTCTTTTACAAAACAAGCAGCACACAACTAAATGAATCCCCTCTCCTCTTATTTTTGTGCTTTTATGCTTCCCTCCAAAGCAAAATAAAGCTATCCTGGGTCCATTCATCTTTTCAGCATGCAATGTGTCATACACAATGTGAGCTCAACTTTGCAGGGTTTTTTACAGACAAAACTCCCCAGTGAAGTCAGCATCTAGATACTTCAGTGACTGGCACTCCATAAATGTCATGGCTAGAAATattgagatagatagatagatagatagatagatagatagatagatagatagatagatagatagatagatgtcaTCCAAACTAGCAGCCACATCTTTAATACTTCAGGACTCCTTTtagaatgttttatttaaatgttgcTTTTAGAGATTCgtctgaaccaaaaccccagaccTTAACATCATCAAACTTTGAGAAAGTTTAGATCTGGAAGATTACAGTCAATCCCTATTTTTATTGTGAGATGAATCAGACATTGAATGTGAACACCATCCCAACCAGGGAAAAGTTTGGATGGGACCCTTTGTTTTGCAGTGCATTTCAGATTCCTCACTGACTTAGATTgcaattttcaaaggggcctaccTAATTTACTTATAGTCTTTGAAATCTCACCATaatttatcatcatcattattattattattaataataataattgtgttGTAGTAGCAATTAGGGCCCTAGTCAAGGAccaggtgctaggtgctgtacaaacacagaacgaaaAGATAtgtgccccaaaaagcttacttCCCAGATTATAAAGAATCCTTTCCTCAGCACCAATTTTAAAAGCTGTGCCTATTGCTAAGTGCACTTGACATGTTTTCCCAGAGGGCAGCTTGCAAGGGGAACTGAAGGACACAAGGTAGCATAGCATAGCTACAGCCCTGTCTCTTAGATTTCAGTGAGGGAATTAATATTTGCAGTGTTTGGGAGGAATGTATATTTTAGAGTCGGAAAATGCAGCCTACTGACCCTTGAAGGGCTGCCAGTGAGCAGAGCATACTTAGGAGTCCGGGGAATTGGATAATTTCCTAACCTAGTTATTTTCAAATCTGGCAGCTTATCAAACCATCTGTCACTTATTAAAGGAGCATTTTATCTTCTGATGATGAAACTGTTCTGTTAGACAAATTAATCTTATTCACAACAGGCTGCAGGACTTTGGTGATCCAGAAAAATGTATCTAGAGGGTTCAAGGCTGGCAATTAAATCCAGGAATATTTGTGTATGTGTCTCCAAGAGATAGGATTTTctatttaataatattttacagTGAACCCAGTGCTGGTGAAAAGTGCAGGATTGACAGTCTTGGAGTGCAAGGTCCTCTATTggtccagagaagaggaacagcCTGAGAAAACTTCCCCATCTTGTCCTGCCAAAGTGCCTCAATATTGCTGGAAGGGTGAGAAGGAAGTTCATTCTCCACTCAGTCTTTGGGCTCTCTCTAAGGGTACCATCAAGAGGAGCTATTCAGTTGAAGGGATTTGTAATGTGGACAGCTGTACTTTAGAAACTGGCCTGGGACCAGTGTTGGGTAAGAAATGGTCTTCCCGCCCTATGACAATTTtccaagattttgaaaaaatttcctacCCCAAATCAgggcaaaaagtcaaaatcttgaaaattgtCATGAACtgacaaaccaacaaaaaaaaaaacccagttcaggttaattgaaacattttgcttaGATAAAttctaaatgttttatttcaattttggaCTTTTTAAACCCTTTCTTGTCTACATTTGCTAAAATTTGTaactgaaaagtcatttcaacttgaaaaactgaaacttttcatttcaaaagtaaaaacttttcatttcaacaattctgaaacttttttttgccAACAAAATTTCAGATTGGGAGATTCATCGAAACTGTTCCTGTTTCACAAACAGTTTTGTTGTTGACAGATAGGCGTTTTTTAGTAAGAAATGTTTCAGTGGAAAATTCCCGACCATCTCTAACTGGGACCTTCCACTTGTTTTACACAGGCCATGAAACAGCCTCCAAATGTTAATTATATGTGGTTATCACCACTGACACAGACTATCTTTGAACTGATAATGTAGATGTGAAAGTCTGCCTACATATTCCCAATTCCTTGAGCCATCC is part of the Chrysemys picta bellii isolate R12L10 chromosome 2, ASM1138683v2, whole genome shotgun sequence genome and harbors:
- the GKN2 gene encoding gastrokine-2; this encodes MNTVATVIAVLGVFWTQAYSYEIYSLPGTNGDYVQQTVTISNELHIADIHVHAGMCSSDTIFDYKHGYIATRLFSRRACFILKMEKGYIPELEEIGRLAYEKQMMNKMFSQKNLWVQYEPSDSIFGEIKEWFTFGKPIEKLCKGVPVYKVRKVEGAIRAGGCAKAGILGILGISICGKIDV